One genomic region from Streptomyces sp. NBC_01431 encodes:
- a CDS encoding peptide ABC transporter substrate-binding protein has product MRGATSAKWVAGAAIIALAATACGGGGGDKSNSGAGKDGGTFRLGITEPVAIDPFNAQESEGSLVAHNLFTGLYNATPDGKLIPQLAESVTTSDDGKTWTFKIKPGTKFSNGEVVDAEAFIRGWTRVAAKASASDVAYPMEGIEGYKELNGGTSDKFSGLTAPDANTLKVQLSAPDFEFDKKTVHTVFSPVPKVAGAASNKAYNDAPIGNGPFKMQGSWEHNKAITLVRNDDYGLTKAKLDKVEISILNSANGVTLEYQGFQSGQFDWARMPTPQMPVAKAKFEPKKEWIEADTSGINYLVAFNQAGPLSNPDARKAISYAIDRAAIAKGVFQGMQKPATSVLPPSFADTYQDGVCTSCVKQDPAKAKEYAAKGNLTPGTELDFGYNTGAGHEEWVQAVAQQLKDVLGLNVKLNGKPFKEALSQQQDKATTGLWRSAWGADYPTPDNFLYPLLDSGSINADPKTGKALGDNRGRYTNPQFDQLITQARGTKDPAARAKVYQQAEKLAVDTDQGLIPLWKRTQFRLANTTKFTNVQLDFFENPNLAEIASK; this is encoded by the coding sequence ATGCGTGGTGCTACGAGCGCCAAGTGGGTCGCGGGAGCGGCAATCATCGCCCTGGCTGCGACCGCCTGTGGCGGTGGCGGCGGGGACAAGAGCAACAGCGGGGCCGGGAAGGACGGCGGCACGTTCCGACTCGGTATCACCGAGCCGGTCGCCATCGACCCCTTCAACGCGCAGGAGTCCGAGGGCAGCCTCGTCGCGCACAACCTCTTCACGGGGCTGTACAACGCGACGCCGGACGGCAAGCTCATTCCGCAGCTCGCCGAGTCCGTGACGACCAGCGACGACGGCAAGACCTGGACGTTCAAGATCAAGCCCGGCACCAAGTTCAGCAACGGCGAAGTGGTGGACGCCGAGGCGTTCATCCGCGGCTGGACCCGTGTCGCGGCCAAGGCCTCCGCCTCCGACGTCGCCTACCCGATGGAAGGCATCGAGGGCTACAAGGAGCTCAACGGCGGCACCAGCGACAAGTTCAGCGGCCTGACCGCGCCGGACGCCAACACCCTCAAGGTGCAGCTGTCCGCCCCCGACTTCGAGTTCGACAAGAAGACCGTGCACACGGTCTTCAGCCCCGTCCCGAAGGTCGCCGGCGCCGCGAGCAACAAGGCGTACAACGACGCCCCGATCGGCAACGGCCCCTTCAAGATGCAGGGTTCGTGGGAGCACAACAAGGCGATCACGCTCGTCCGCAACGACGACTACGGTCTGACCAAGGCCAAGCTCGACAAGGTTGAGATCTCCATCCTCAACTCGGCCAACGGCGTCACCCTGGAGTACCAGGGCTTCCAGTCGGGCCAGTTCGACTGGGCCCGTATGCCCACCCCGCAGATGCCGGTGGCCAAGGCCAAGTTCGAGCCGAAGAAGGAATGGATCGAGGCCGACACCAGCGGTATCAACTACCTGGTCGCCTTCAACCAGGCCGGTCCGCTCAGCAACCCCGACGCGCGCAAGGCGATCTCGTACGCGATCGACCGTGCGGCCATCGCCAAGGGCGTCTTCCAGGGCATGCAGAAGCCCGCGACCTCCGTGCTGCCGCCGTCCTTCGCGGACACCTACCAGGACGGTGTCTGCACCTCCTGCGTGAAGCAGGACCCGGCGAAGGCCAAGGAGTACGCGGCCAAGGGCAACCTGACGCCGGGCACCGAGCTCGACTTCGGCTACAACACGGGCGCGGGTCACGAGGAGTGGGTCCAGGCTGTCGCACAGCAGCTGAAGGACGTCCTCGGCCTCAACGTCAAGCTGAACGGCAAGCCGTTCAAGGAGGCGCTGTCCCAGCAGCAGGACAAGGCGACGACCGGCCTGTGGCGTTCGGCGTGGGGCGCGGACTACCCGACCCCGGACAACTTCCTGTACCCGCTGCTCGACTCGGGCTCGATCAACGCCGACCCGAAGACGGGCAAGGCGCTGGGTGACAACCGCGGTCGCTACACCAACCCGCAGTTCGACCAGCTGATCACGCAGGCCCGCGGCACCAAGGACCCGGCCGCCCGCGCCAAGGTCTACCAGCAGGCCGAGAAGCTCGCCGTCGACACGGACCAGGGCCTCATCCCGCTGTGGAAGCGCACCCAGTTCCGTCTGGCCAACACGACGAAGTTCACCAACGTGCAGCTGGACTTCTTCGAGAACCCGAATCTCGCCGAGATCGCGTCGAAGTAA
- a CDS encoding peptide ABC transporter substrate-binding protein, producing MRGATHAKWAVCAVVVALAASACGGGGGGGGGGANGIVSSSWGDPQNPLEPANTNEVQGGKVLDMLMRGLKRYDPKTGEAKNMLADSITTSDSQNFKVTLKDGWTFSNGEKITAKSFVDAWNYGANLKNNQKNASMFSYIDGYAQIHPKSGSPTADTMSGLKVVDDKTFTVKLNQKFSTWPDTLGYPAFAPLPQAFFDNHEAWLSKPIGNGPYLVDSYTKGSKLSMRKWTGYMGDDKAQNGGIDLKVYTDNNTAYTDLTAGNLDLVDDVPASQLKNVKADLGSRYINTPAGIIQTLAFPYYDARWNTPGAVKVRTGLSMAINRQQITDTIFQKTRTPATDWTSPVLGAAGGYKAGLCGKACDYDPAQAKQLITEGGGIPGGQLKISYNADTGSHKEWVDAICNSVNNVLGNDKACVGGPVGTFADFRSQITQSKMSGPFRAGWQMDYPLIQNFLQPLYYTGASSNDGKWTNADFDKLVDQANAETDQAKAVADFQQAEGVVRDQMAAIPLWYQNGSAGYSERLSNVSLNPFSVPVYDQIKVS from the coding sequence ATGCGCGGAGCCACGCACGCCAAGTGGGCCGTATGCGCGGTGGTCGTCGCCCTGGCGGCTTCGGCCTGCGGTGGCGGTGGCGGCGGTGGCGGCGGTGGTGCCAACGGGATCGTCAGCTCGTCCTGGGGCGACCCGCAGAACCCGCTCGAACCCGCCAACACCAACGAGGTCCAGGGCGGCAAGGTCCTCGACATGCTGATGCGCGGGCTCAAGCGGTACGACCCGAAGACGGGCGAGGCCAAGAACATGCTCGCCGACTCCATCACGACCTCGGACTCGCAGAACTTCAAGGTCACGCTGAAGGACGGCTGGACCTTCTCCAACGGCGAGAAGATCACCGCCAAGTCCTTCGTGGACGCGTGGAACTACGGCGCGAACCTGAAGAACAACCAGAAGAACGCGTCGATGTTCTCCTACATCGACGGATACGCCCAGATCCACCCCAAGAGCGGCAGCCCGACCGCAGACACGATGTCGGGCCTGAAAGTCGTCGACGACAAGACCTTCACGGTCAAGCTCAACCAGAAGTTCTCCACCTGGCCCGACACCCTCGGCTACCCGGCGTTCGCGCCGCTGCCCCAGGCGTTCTTCGACAACCACGAGGCCTGGCTGTCCAAGCCGATCGGCAACGGCCCGTACCTGGTGGACTCGTACACCAAGGGCTCCAAGCTGTCGATGCGCAAGTGGACCGGGTACATGGGCGACGACAAGGCGCAGAACGGCGGCATCGACCTCAAGGTCTACACCGACAACAACACCGCCTACACCGACCTGACCGCCGGCAACCTCGACCTCGTGGACGACGTGCCCGCCTCCCAGCTCAAGAACGTCAAGGCCGACCTGGGCAGCCGGTACATCAACACCCCCGCCGGGATCATCCAGACTCTCGCCTTCCCGTACTACGACGCGCGCTGGAACACCCCGGGCGCGGTCAAGGTCCGCACCGGCCTGTCGATGGCGATCAACCGGCAGCAGATCACCGACACCATCTTCCAGAAGACCCGTACCCCCGCCACCGATTGGACCTCGCCGGTGCTCGGCGCGGCCGGCGGCTACAAGGCCGGGCTCTGCGGCAAGGCCTGCGACTACGACCCCGCCCAGGCGAAGCAGCTCATCACTGAGGGCGGCGGCATCCCCGGCGGCCAGCTGAAGATCTCGTACAACGCGGACACCGGCTCGCACAAGGAATGGGTCGACGCCATCTGCAACAGCGTCAACAACGTGCTGGGCAACGACAAGGCCTGCGTCGGCGGACCGGTCGGCACCTTCGCCGACTTCCGCAGCCAGATCACCCAGTCCAAGATGAGCGGCCCCTTCCGGGCGGGCTGGCAGATGGACTACCCGCTGATCCAGAACTTCCTCCAGCCGCTGTACTACACCGGCGCCTCCTCCAACGACGGCAAGTGGACCAACGCCGACTTCGACAAGCTGGTCGACCAGGCCAACGCCGAGACCGACCAGGCGAAGGCGGTCGCCGACTTCCAGCAGGCCGAAGGGGTCGTACGGGACCAGATGGCGGCCATCCCGCTCTGGTACCAGAACGGCAGCGCCGGCTACTCCGAGCGCCTCTCCAACGTCTCGCTGAACCCGTTCAGCGTGCCGGTCTACGACCAGATCAAGGTCAGCTGA
- a CDS encoding GNAT family N-acetyltransferase, protein MLHHVELWVPELEGARESWGWLLESLGYRPYQDWQAGRSWLLGRTYVVVERSPAQTSASHERTRPGLNHLAFHVSGRAALDALVEAAPEHGWTLLFPDRHPFAGGPAHCAAYLENAAGFEVELVVSAARDEQSANPRPVGEGEAPLRFQELTGHGLRLRAWRDDDADVDAVMRGLNDPEVTRWGPPVEPLDVAGARAFIHRAAERWAGGRFAPYCVADADTGAPLGSVALHNIFLPMGHAGIGYWLLPEARGRGAVTGAVNLLTAWAFDTVGLHRIDLGHAIGNDSSCRVAERCGYAYEGISRGYLPATPAGTFHDMHQHARLSTDPAPGSSIR, encoded by the coding sequence ATGCTGCACCACGTCGAGCTGTGGGTGCCCGAACTCGAAGGGGCCAGGGAATCCTGGGGCTGGCTCCTGGAGAGCCTCGGCTACCGCCCGTACCAGGACTGGCAGGCCGGCCGCAGCTGGCTCCTGGGCCGGACCTACGTCGTGGTGGAGCGCTCCCCGGCGCAGACCTCGGCCTCGCACGAGCGCACCCGGCCCGGCCTCAACCACCTCGCCTTCCACGTCAGCGGCCGGGCCGCCCTCGACGCCCTGGTCGAAGCGGCGCCCGAGCACGGCTGGACCCTCCTCTTCCCCGACCGGCACCCTTTCGCCGGCGGCCCCGCGCACTGCGCCGCGTATCTGGAGAACGCCGCCGGGTTCGAGGTCGAACTGGTCGTGTCCGCCGCCCGAGATGAGCAGAGCGCCAACCCCCGGCCGGTGGGGGAGGGGGAGGCCCCGCTGCGCTTCCAGGAGCTGACCGGGCACGGGCTGCGGCTGCGGGCCTGGCGGGACGACGACGCGGACGTGGACGCGGTGATGCGCGGCCTGAACGATCCCGAAGTGACGCGCTGGGGCCCGCCCGTCGAGCCGCTGGACGTGGCGGGCGCCCGCGCGTTCATCCACCGGGCCGCCGAGCGCTGGGCGGGCGGCAGGTTCGCCCCCTACTGCGTCGCCGACGCGGACACCGGCGCCCCCCTCGGCAGCGTCGCGCTGCACAACATCTTCCTGCCCATGGGCCACGCGGGCATCGGCTACTGGCTGCTGCCCGAGGCACGCGGGCGCGGTGCGGTGACCGGCGCCGTGAACCTGCTGACCGCCTGGGCGTTCGACACCGTGGGGCTGCACCGCATCGACCTGGGCCACGCGATCGGCAACGACTCCTCGTGCCGGGTGGCCGAACGCTGCGGCTACGCGTACGAGGGCATCTCGCGCGGCTATCTGCCGGCCACCCCCGCCGGCACCTTCCACGACATGCACCAGCACGCCCGCCTCTCGACGGATCCGGCGCCCGGCAGCTCGATCCGCTGA
- a CDS encoding ABC transporter ATP-binding protein, which translates to MTTAHVTAKVPGQRAGDSDSPVLDVRDLHVEFKTREGIVKAVNGVNYSVKSGETLAVLGESGSGKSVTAQAIMGILDSPPGRVAKGEIIFQGQDILKLPESERRKLRGPKMAMIFQDALSALNPVFSVGNQLGEMFRVHQGMSKKDAKAKSIELMERVKIPAARSRVNDYPHQFSGGMRQRIMIAMAMALEPDLIIADEPTTALDVTVQAQVMDLLQDLQREYNMGLILITHDLGVVADVADKIAVMYAGRIVEEAPVHEIYKRPAHPYTRGLLDSIPRLDQKGQELYAIKGLPPNLLKAPSGCAFNPRCPKAQDICRTDVPALLSVTERDGTELVGRGSACHFWKEQIHG; encoded by the coding sequence ATGACCACTGCACACGTGACCGCGAAAGTGCCGGGCCAGCGGGCCGGCGACAGCGACAGCCCGGTGCTCGACGTACGTGACCTGCACGTCGAGTTCAAGACCCGAGAGGGCATCGTCAAGGCCGTCAACGGCGTCAACTACAGCGTCAAGTCCGGTGAGACGCTCGCCGTGCTCGGCGAGTCCGGCTCCGGCAAGTCCGTGACGGCCCAGGCCATCATGGGCATCCTCGACTCGCCCCCCGGGCGGGTCGCCAAGGGCGAGATCATCTTCCAGGGCCAGGACATCCTGAAGCTCCCGGAGAGCGAGCGGCGCAAGCTGCGCGGCCCGAAGATGGCGATGATCTTCCAGGACGCGCTGTCCGCGCTCAACCCGGTGTTCTCCGTCGGCAACCAGCTGGGCGAGATGTTCCGCGTCCACCAGGGCATGTCCAAGAAGGACGCCAAGGCCAAGTCCATCGAGCTCATGGAGCGGGTGAAGATCCCGGCTGCCCGCAGCCGGGTCAACGACTACCCGCACCAGTTCTCCGGCGGTATGCGCCAGCGCATCATGATCGCCATGGCGATGGCCCTGGAGCCCGACCTGATCATCGCGGACGAGCCCACCACGGCGCTCGACGTGACGGTCCAGGCCCAGGTCATGGACCTGCTCCAGGACCTCCAGCGCGAGTACAACATGGGTCTCATCCTGATCACCCACGACCTGGGTGTGGTGGCCGACGTCGCCGACAAGATCGCCGTGATGTACGCGGGCCGGATCGTCGAGGAGGCCCCGGTCCACGAGATCTACAAGCGTCCCGCGCACCCGTACACGCGCGGTCTGCTCGACTCGATCCCGCGCCTGGACCAGAAGGGCCAGGAGCTGTACGCGATCAAGGGCCTGCCGCCCAACCTGCTGAAGGCGCCGTCGGGTTGCGCCTTCAACCCGCGCTGCCCCAAGGCGCAGGACATCTGCCGTACCGACGTCCCGGCGCTCCTGTCGGTGACCGAGCGGGACGGCACCGAGCTGGTCGGTCGCGGCAGTGCCTGCCACTTCTGGAAGGAGCAGATCCATGGCTGA
- a CDS encoding ABC transporter permease — protein sequence MGRYVIRRLGQMVVVLFGATIVLFCCLFVLPGDPVGSLGGDKARDPAVVEQLRERYGLNDPLPVQYGHFVQNLAKGDLGEDFTQRRPVTEVLKPKLANTAELAVAAIVIDIVIGLLAGLIAALFRYSFWDVLITLLTTMAVGFPSFVIGMVLQKVFVVQLEWVPLISDGTMKSLILPAFTLAILDAALVARLMRGTMLEVLRADYVKTAIAKGLPQRTVLFKHVMRNSIIPVVTYLGISFGTLLGGALITEAIFNWDGIGLALVTAVQQQNNPIIIGVVTFGVAVFVLLNLIVDLLYAVLDPRIRLA from the coding sequence GTGGGCAGATACGTGATCCGGCGACTCGGGCAGATGGTGGTCGTCCTCTTCGGTGCGACGATTGTTCTTTTCTGCTGTCTCTTCGTCCTCCCCGGCGACCCGGTCGGTTCGCTCGGCGGTGACAAGGCGCGCGACCCCGCCGTCGTGGAGCAGCTTCGCGAGAGGTACGGGCTGAACGACCCGCTCCCCGTTCAATACGGCCACTTCGTCCAGAACCTGGCCAAGGGTGACCTGGGTGAGGACTTCACCCAACGACGCCCGGTGACCGAGGTGTTGAAGCCCAAGCTGGCCAATACCGCGGAGCTGGCCGTCGCGGCCATCGTCATCGACATCGTCATCGGCCTGCTGGCCGGACTCATCGCCGCGCTGTTCCGGTACTCCTTCTGGGACGTGCTGATCACGCTGCTGACCACGATGGCGGTCGGCTTCCCGTCGTTCGTCATCGGCATGGTGCTGCAGAAGGTTTTCGTGGTCCAGCTGGAATGGGTCCCGCTGATCTCCGACGGCACGATGAAGTCGCTGATCCTGCCCGCCTTCACGCTCGCCATCCTCGACGCCGCACTCGTCGCGAGACTCATGCGCGGCACCATGCTCGAAGTGCTGCGGGCCGACTACGTCAAGACGGCCATCGCCAAGGGTCTGCCGCAGCGGACCGTGCTCTTCAAGCACGTCATGCGCAACTCGATCATCCCGGTCGTCACTTACCTGGGTATCTCCTTCGGCACGCTGCTCGGTGGCGCCCTCATCACCGAGGCGATCTTCAACTGGGACGGCATCGGGCTCGCCCTGGTCACCGCGGTACAGCAGCAGAACAACCCGATCATCATCGGTGTGGTGACCTTCGGCGTCGCCGTGTTCGTGCTGCTGAACCTGATCGTCGACCTGTTGTACGCGGTCCTCGACCCGCGCATCCGTCTCGCCTGA
- a CDS encoding ABC transporter permease yields MGRYVIRRLLQMIPVFIGATLLIFLMVNVMGDPIAGLCGDKACDPATTAQLKKEFGLDKPVWQQYLTYMGNVFTGDFGTAFNGQKVTELMAAAFPVTIRLTIVAILFEIVIGITLGVVTGLRRGRPVDTGVLMLTLVVIAIPVFVTGLLLQLLLGVEWGVIKPTVSSDAPFNELLIPGLVLASVSLAYVTRLTRTSIAENSRADYVRTAVAKGLPRRRVITRHLLRNSLIPVVTFIGTDVGALMGGAIVTERIFNIHGVGYQLYQGILRQSTQTVVGFVTVLVLVFLVANLIVDLLYAVLDPRIRYA; encoded by the coding sequence ATGGGACGGTACGTGATCCGGCGTCTGCTCCAGATGATCCCGGTCTTCATCGGTGCCACGCTGCTGATCTTCCTGATGGTCAACGTGATGGGCGACCCGATCGCCGGGCTCTGCGGCGACAAGGCCTGTGACCCCGCCACCACCGCCCAGCTCAAGAAGGAGTTCGGCCTCGACAAGCCGGTGTGGCAGCAGTACCTGACGTACATGGGGAACGTGTTCACCGGCGACTTCGGGACCGCGTTCAACGGGCAGAAGGTGACCGAGCTGATGGCCGCCGCCTTCCCCGTCACCATCCGGCTGACCATCGTGGCGATCCTCTTCGAGATCGTCATCGGCATCACCCTCGGCGTGGTCACCGGGCTGCGCCGCGGCCGACCCGTCGACACCGGCGTCCTGATGCTGACGCTCGTCGTCATCGCCATCCCCGTCTTCGTGACGGGACTGCTGCTCCAACTGCTCCTCGGCGTCGAATGGGGCGTCATCAAACCCACCGTCTCCTCGGACGCCCCGTTCAACGAACTCCTCATCCCCGGGCTCGTGTTGGCCTCCGTCTCGCTGGCGTACGTCACCCGCCTCACCCGCACCTCGATCGCCGAGAACTCCCGCGCGGACTACGTGCGCACCGCGGTCGCCAAGGGCCTGCCGCGACGGCGGGTGATCACCAGACACCTGCTGCGCAACTCGCTGATCCCCGTCGTCACCTTCATCGGCACCGACGTCGGCGCGCTGATGGGCGGCGCGATCGTCACCGAGCGGATCTTCAACATCCACGGCGTCGGCTACCAGCTCTACCAGGGCATCCTGCGCCAGAGCACCCAGACCGTGGTCGGCTTCGTGACGGTGCTCGTGCTGGTCTTCCTGGTCGCCAACCTCATCGTCGACCTCCTGTACGCCGTACTCGACCCGAGGATCCGCTATGCCTGA
- a CDS encoding ABC transporter ATP-binding protein: MADMNKRDDAVDDATPNTTEVEAVDAATEAEAVAAIEAPVDRGEPILQVRNLVKHFPLTQGILFKKQIGAVKAVDGISFDLFQGETLGIVGESGCGKSTVAKVLMLLEQATAGEVFYKGQDITKLSGKALKAVRRNIQMVFQDPYTSLNPRMTVGDIIGEPFEIHPEVAPKGDRRRKVQELLDVVGLNPEYINRYPHQFSGGQRQRIGIARGLALNPEIIICDEPVSALDVSVQAQVINLMENLQNEFNLSYIFIAHDLSIVRHISDRVGVMYLGKMAEIGTDQQIYEHPTHPYTQALLSAVPVPDPEAREHRERIILTGDVPSPANPPSGCRFRTRCWKAEDRCATEVPLLAVPEQFVGQDTPAAHESACHFAEEKDVVGAA; this comes from the coding sequence ATGGCTGACATGAACAAGAGGGACGACGCCGTGGACGACGCCACCCCCAACACCACCGAGGTGGAAGCGGTCGACGCGGCCACCGAGGCGGAGGCCGTAGCCGCCATTGAGGCGCCCGTCGACCGAGGCGAGCCGATCCTTCAGGTGCGCAACCTGGTCAAGCACTTCCCGCTGACCCAGGGCATCCTGTTCAAGAAGCAGATCGGCGCGGTCAAGGCCGTCGACGGCATCTCCTTCGACCTCTTCCAGGGCGAGACGCTCGGCATCGTCGGCGAGTCCGGCTGTGGCAAGTCGACCGTCGCCAAGGTCCTCATGCTCCTGGAGCAGGCGACCGCCGGCGAGGTCTTCTACAAGGGCCAGGACATCACCAAGCTGTCCGGCAAGGCCCTGAAGGCGGTGCGCCGCAACATCCAGATGGTGTTCCAGGACCCGTACACCTCGCTCAACCCGCGCATGACGGTGGGCGACATCATCGGGGAGCCGTTCGAGATCCACCCCGAGGTGGCCCCGAAGGGCGACCGGCGGCGCAAGGTCCAGGAGCTCCTGGACGTCGTGGGTCTCAACCCGGAGTACATCAACCGGTACCCGCACCAGTTCTCCGGCGGTCAGCGCCAGCGCATCGGCATCGCCCGCGGCCTGGCCCTGAACCCCGAGATCATCATCTGCGACGAGCCGGTCTCCGCGCTTGACGTGTCGGTCCAGGCGCAGGTCATCAACCTGATGGAGAACCTCCAGAACGAGTTCAACCTCTCCTACATCTTCATCGCGCACGACCTGTCGATCGTCCGGCACATCTCCGACCGGGTCGGTGTGATGTACCTCGGCAAGATGGCCGAGATCGGCACTGACCAGCAGATCTACGAGCACCCGACCCACCCGTACACCCAGGCGCTGCTCTCGGCCGTCCCGGTCCCGGACCCGGAGGCCCGCGAGCACCGCGAGCGGATCATCCTCACCGGTGACGTGCCCTCGCCGGCCAACCCGCCGTCGGGCTGCCGCTTCCGCACCCGCTGCTGGAAGGCCGAGGACCGCTGCGCCACCGAGGTGCCGCTGCTCGCGGTCCCGGAGCAGTTCGTGGGACAGGACACCCCGGCCGCGCACGAGTCGGCCTGTCACTTCGCCGAGGAGAAGGACGTCGTCGGCGCCGCGTGA
- a CDS encoding ABC transporter permease, with product MTELTKSAESAGGATAPASGAKAEAEPAIARVTQWGEIRHRFLANKLAVVGLVLVGLLFLVAIFAPLISPTDPYHQDLTNTLQSPGGSHWLGTDALGRDQFSRIIYGSRIAVVVGLASIFLACLIGIIVGSLAGYFGRATDSVLMRIADVFFAFPLLIGAIVIIIVMGRGVMPVIISLAVFSWPTVSRLLRSSILSVREADYVHAARALGASTSRIIVRHIIPNSIAAVMAYAAFNVGGAIVAEASLSFLGVGVSPETPEWGNMLAAAKDFMGVKDYLWTYPSIAIVLTVLGFVFVGDGLRDALDPKLR from the coding sequence ATGACTGAGCTCACCAAGAGCGCAGAGTCGGCGGGGGGCGCGACCGCTCCGGCGAGCGGCGCGAAGGCCGAGGCGGAACCCGCCATCGCCCGCGTCACGCAGTGGGGCGAGATCCGCCACCGCTTCCTCGCCAACAAGCTGGCCGTCGTCGGCCTCGTACTGGTCGGCCTGCTGTTCCTCGTCGCGATCTTCGCTCCGCTGATCTCGCCCACAGACCCGTACCACCAGGACCTCACCAACACGCTGCAGTCGCCGGGCGGTTCGCACTGGCTCGGCACCGACGCGCTGGGCCGCGACCAGTTCTCGCGCATCATCTACGGCAGCCGCATCGCCGTGGTCGTCGGCCTGGCGTCGATCTTCCTGGCCTGCCTCATCGGCATCATCGTGGGTTCGCTGGCCGGCTACTTCGGCCGCGCCACCGACTCGGTCCTGATGCGCATCGCCGACGTCTTCTTCGCCTTCCCGCTGCTCATCGGCGCCATCGTGATCATCATCGTGATGGGCCGTGGCGTGATGCCGGTGATCATCTCGTTGGCCGTGTTCTCGTGGCCGACGGTCTCCCGACTGCTGCGCAGCTCGATCCTCTCGGTCCGAGAGGCCGACTACGTGCACGCCGCCCGAGCCCTGGGCGCGAGCACCTCGCGGATCATCGTGCGGCACATCATCCCCAACTCCATCGCCGCCGTGATGGCGTACGCCGCCTTCAACGTCGGCGGTGCCATCGTGGCCGAGGCGTCGCTGTCCTTCCTGGGCGTCGGCGTCAGCCCCGAGACCCCGGAGTGGGGCAACATGCTGGCCGCCGCCAAGGACTTCATGGGCGTCAAGGACTACCTGTGGACCTACCCCAGCATCGCGATCGTGCTGACGGTTCTTGGCTTCGTATTCGTCGGTGACGGGCTCCGCGACGCCCTTGACCCGAAGCTGCGCTAG